From one Salvelinus alpinus chromosome 14, SLU_Salpinus.1, whole genome shotgun sequence genomic stretch:
- the LOC139538303 gene encoding collagen alpha-3(VI) chain-like, with the protein MGQENFEHVRQFLYSVVKALHEGGGGRFQFALVQYSGSPKTEFQLSTYPSPLGALAHIRAMAYRGGGTRTGLGLDFLIRAHMNAAAGSRAGVGVAQAVVILTDGRSQDDVAEPAQVLRLAGVSMFAVGVQDAVDWELREMASVPQDVHIFSVDSFQALRGIIQDLVVGLCGAVTQAGGAPMAVEAKEVPRDVTGNNRGPVSLPY; encoded by the coding sequence ATGGGACAAGAGAACTTTGAGCACGTCCGACAGTTTCTGTACAGCGTGGTTAAAGCACTGCACGAGGGTGGCGGTGGCAGATTTCAGTTCGCCCTCGTCCAGTACAGCGGCTCGCCCAAAACTGAGTTCCAATTGAGCACATACCCATCTCCGCTGGGGGCCCTGGCCCATATCCGGGCCATGGCCTACCGAGGGGGTGGCACTCGGACGGGCCTGGGCCTGGACTTTCTCATCCGGGCCCACATGAACGCAGCGGCTGGCAGCCGCGCTGGCGTGGGTGTGGCCCAGGCGGTGGTGATCCTGACAGACGGGCGCTCCCAGGATGACGTGGCTGAGCCGGCGCAGGTGCTGCGGCTAGCAGGGGTGAGCATGTTTGCGGTGGGGGTGCAGGACGCTGTGGACTGGGAGCTCAGGGAGATGGCTAGTGTGCCACAGGACGTACACATATTCAGCGTAGACTCTTTCCAGGCCCTGAGGGGTATTATCCAGGACTTAGTGGTGGGCTTGTGCGGCGCAGTCACTCAGGCCGGTGGCGCCCCGATGGCTGTCGAAGCCAAAGAAGTGCCTCGAGATGTGACAGGTAATAACAGGGGGCCTGTGTCACTACCATACTAA